From a single Gimesia fumaroli genomic region:
- a CDS encoding CvpA family protein, producing the protein MWFDLLIVAILFYAVWKGASKGVVWQLAAIAALVLCFAFAESLSLQLAPMINVKPPLNRWIAMLAIYIGFSFISFTLARSLKSAIDSLKFAEFDRHLGAVLGLLKGIIFSLFLTFFLITISDSARAAVVKSHSGYAAAIILNEMAPVMPKELHEVLDSCLANLDHPDVPIHDHTDDELFGDDHDHGHHGDENPFPPGTNDLPNPFFERSGGDGSGVRTTKQDSLLNQIIKSIPSYLRGELEDKVIEAYNATAPEDRATFAKQLQSRIPGVLRGVTEQWKDGQPKAAVPADGNQQTAVERTRLLQTIAAVYSDYPEAQKDLIEEFEAELSGIPDQVVMAVLKDWRADLLLTGGDPDPNTDVTTSLDKRVLRQLELQKVPLNSLGSALQNRMQSAQRR; encoded by the coding sequence ATGTGGTTTGATTTACTGATTGTTGCCATTCTTTTTTACGCAGTCTGGAAGGGCGCCTCGAAAGGGGTGGTCTGGCAGTTGGCTGCGATCGCCGCTTTGGTACTCTGCTTTGCTTTTGCAGAGTCGCTGTCTTTACAGTTAGCACCGATGATCAATGTAAAGCCGCCTTTGAATCGCTGGATTGCGATGCTGGCGATTTATATTGGCTTCTCGTTTATTTCGTTTACGTTGGCGCGAAGTTTGAAGTCAGCCATCGATTCACTGAAGTTCGCAGAGTTCGATCGCCATCTGGGGGCGGTTCTGGGATTGCTTAAAGGAATTATCTTTTCCTTGTTCCTGACCTTCTTTCTGATCACGATTTCCGACTCGGCCCGGGCGGCTGTGGTGAAGTCACACAGCGGCTATGCAGCTGCGATCATTTTGAATGAAATGGCACCGGTGATGCCTAAGGAGTTGCACGAGGTGTTGGACTCCTGCCTGGCGAATCTGGATCATCCCGATGTGCCCATTCACGATCATACTGATGATGAGCTGTTTGGCGATGACCACGACCATGGCCATCACGGGGACGAGAATCCGTTTCCGCCAGGCACGAATGATCTGCCTAATCCGTTCTTTGAGCGATCAGGGGGAGATGGCTCCGGGGTGCGAACGACGAAGCAGGATTCGTTGCTGAATCAGATTATTAAAAGCATTCCCAGTTATCTGCGAGGGGAGCTGGAAGATAAAGTAATCGAAGCCTACAACGCGACGGCTCCGGAAGACCGGGCCACTTTTGCGAAGCAGCTGCAGTCCCGGATTCCCGGAGTATTGCGGGGCGTGACGGAGCAATGGAAAGACGGACAACCCAAGGCGGCTGTTCCTGCAGATGGAAATCAGCAGACCGCTGTGGAGCGAACCAGGTTGCTGCAGACGATTGCAGCCGTCTATTCAGACTATCCTGAAGCGCAGAAGGACCTGATCGAAGAGTTTGAAGCAGAGCTGTCCGGGATACCAGATCAGGTCGTGATGGCGGTCTTAAAAGACTGGCGTGCAGACCTGCTTTTAACCGGGGGAGACCCGGACCCGAACACCGATGTGACGACGTCGTTAGACAAGCGTGTTTTGCGCCAGTTGGAGCTGCAGAAAGTCCCGCTGAATTCGCTTGGTTCGGCGTTACAGAATCGGATGCAGAGTGCACAGAGAAGATAG
- a CDS encoding acetyl-CoA carboxylase carboxyltransferase subunit alpha: MSVINQLPFERPIYELEEQLKKIEQEPNPTPNTKDAIRNMRLEITRMKREIFENLDAWDTVKVARHPERPQTLDYLELVFDEFVELHGDRAMGDDRAILTGFAKLDGQKVMFVGQQKGRTLKERTECFYGCAHPEGYRKALSKMKMAEKFGIPIICLIDTPGAYPGIKAEEHGQAYNIAINLREMSLLKTPIICVVIGEGGSGGALGIGIGDNIAVLQYAYYSVITPEGCAGILWKDVKYANEAANALKFTSENLLKLGIIDEVIPEPLGGAHRDHRQMATSLKASLSANLKQLTSLPVDELVDQRYEKFRKIGMFHESVEGVEAE; encoded by the coding sequence ATGTCAGTCATCAATCAGCTTCCGTTCGAACGTCCGATTTACGAACTGGAAGAACAGCTCAAAAAAATCGAGCAGGAACCCAACCCGACTCCCAACACCAAAGACGCAATTCGCAATATGCGCCTGGAGATCACACGCATGAAACGTGAGATCTTTGAGAACCTGGATGCCTGGGACACGGTCAAAGTCGCCCGGCACCCGGAGCGGCCGCAAACCCTGGATTACCTGGAACTGGTCTTTGATGAATTCGTAGAACTGCACGGCGACCGGGCCATGGGTGACGACCGGGCCATCCTGACCGGCTTCGCTAAACTCGACGGCCAGAAGGTCATGTTCGTCGGTCAGCAAAAAGGACGCACACTTAAAGAACGCACCGAATGTTTTTATGGTTGTGCACATCCGGAAGGATATCGTAAAGCCCTCTCCAAAATGAAAATGGCCGAGAAGTTCGGCATCCCGATCATCTGCCTGATCGACACTCCGGGCGCGTATCCGGGCATCAAAGCCGAAGAACACGGACAAGCCTACAATATCGCCATCAACCTCAGAGAAATGTCGCTGTTGAAAACCCCCATCATCTGCGTCGTCATCGGCGAAGGCGGATCGGGCGGCGCACTGGGCATCGGCATTGGAGACAACATCGCCGTTCTGCAGTACGCCTACTATTCCGTGATCACGCCGGAAGGCTGTGCCGGCATCTTGTGGAAGGATGTCAAATACGCCAACGAGGCCGCCAACGCGTTAAAGTTCACCAGCGAGAATCTGCTCAAACTGGGCATCATCGACGAAGTCATCCCCGAACCACTGGGCGGCGCCCACCGCGATCACCGCCAGATGGCAACCTCTTTGAAAGCATCGCTCTCAGCCAACCTGAAACAACTGACAAGCCTGCCCGTCGATGAACTCGTCGACCAGCGCTACGAAAAGTTCCGCAAGATCGGCATGTTCCACGAGTCTGTAGAAGGAGTCGAAGCCGAATAA
- a CDS encoding serine/threonine protein kinase, with translation MAETETTEDDSVVDEYKLLNLIADGTTTQIWEVKEEGAPTSFVMKRLLPEPMKNPEIVSTMKLEAKVAGALDHPNLIYLHKFVKSKQHVYLLMDYFRAPNLRSQLSSDRLSVQSRLRKLIESTAMALGHMHEKGWVHKDIKPENILISKSSEVKVIDFGLAVPVAKGLGKLFGKPKSVQGTRSYIAPETIKKLPLGPGADVYSLGITIFEVLTGKTPFHGENPKEVLLKHIGERPVAPSSINPNVAPEFDEFVLKMLAKKPEDRFQSMEEVVSSLRNVKMFKAEISEIIAQNKAKADQEEKESMQEKRLDSRADARLSELVKEDPKLAAELIAKRKASKKSKPQPEPEKAKKPQQPPPQQQPPQPMPGGYPPQYQQPMYPPQPMPPGQPMPGQPMMYPPQYQGQPMPPQGYPPQGYPQQPYPPQQQPQQPPPQQQQPPQQQPGQPQPGQPAAPPPQPPPAAAPQSQAPPKSQQPPAPQQPAAQQSDDSKKQEKKDDDLPFMDELPDVI, from the coding sequence GTGGCTGAAACAGAAACAACAGAAGATGACAGTGTGGTTGATGAGTACAAACTCCTCAATCTCATCGCCGATGGTACCACCACACAGATCTGGGAGGTGAAAGAAGAGGGGGCACCGACCAGTTTCGTAATGAAACGACTTTTACCGGAACCGATGAAGAACCCGGAAATTGTCTCCACCATGAAACTGGAAGCCAAGGTGGCAGGGGCCCTCGATCATCCCAACCTGATCTATCTGCACAAGTTTGTGAAATCCAAACAACACGTTTACCTGTTGATGGATTACTTCCGCGCTCCCAACCTCCGCTCGCAACTCTCATCCGATCGGCTCAGTGTCCAGTCCCGTTTGCGCAAACTGATTGAATCGACGGCAATGGCACTCGGACACATGCACGAAAAAGGCTGGGTCCATAAAGATATCAAACCGGAAAATATTCTGATCAGCAAAAGCTCCGAAGTCAAAGTCATCGACTTCGGTCTCGCGGTCCCGGTCGCGAAAGGACTCGGCAAACTCTTCGGCAAACCTAAGTCCGTCCAGGGAACACGGTCTTATATCGCCCCCGAAACAATCAAAAAACTCCCACTCGGTCCCGGGGCAGATGTCTACAGCCTGGGAATCACGATCTTCGAAGTCCTTACGGGAAAAACACCGTTCCACGGCGAGAACCCCAAGGAAGTGCTGCTGAAGCATATTGGAGAACGTCCTGTCGCACCTTCCAGTATCAATCCGAATGTCGCACCGGAATTTGATGAATTCGTGCTGAAGATGCTGGCCAAGAAACCGGAAGACCGGTTCCAGTCGATGGAAGAAGTCGTCTCTTCACTCAGAAACGTAAAAATGTTCAAAGCGGAAATCTCGGAAATCATCGCGCAGAACAAAGCCAAAGCAGACCAGGAAGAAAAAGAGTCGATGCAGGAAAAACGACTCGACAGCCGTGCCGACGCCCGCCTGTCCGAACTGGTCAAAGAAGACCCGAAACTGGCAGCGGAATTGATCGCAAAACGCAAAGCAAGCAAGAAATCCAAACCGCAACCGGAACCAGAAAAGGCCAAGAAGCCCCAGCAGCCACCACCACAACAACAGCCGCCTCAGCCAATGCCCGGCGGATACCCGCCGCAATATCAGCAGCCGATGTATCCACCACAACCGATGCCGCCAGGGCAACCCATGCCGGGTCAGCCGATGATGTATCCGCCTCAGTATCAGGGGCAACCCATGCCGCCACAAGGGTATCCGCCACAGGGATACCCACAACAACCCTACCCACCACAGCAACAACCTCAACAACCGCCGCCACAGCAGCAGCAACCTCCTCAGCAGCAACCGGGACAGCCACAGCCAGGTCAACCCGCTGCGCCGCCCCCACAACCACCACCGGCGGCTGCTCCACAGTCACAGGCACCACCAAAGTCTCAACAACCGCCTGCACCACAGCAGCCGGCGGCTCAACAGAGCGACGACAGCAAGAAACAAGAGAAAAAAGACGACGATCTGCCGTTCATGGATGAATTGCCGGATGTGATCTAA
- a CDS encoding efflux RND transporter periplasmic adaptor subunit has product MMQFLAKTSTAFASPDHRFSRFWILLAAMLITTTASAQPATDQPQTVSIQREAITLRHPRDYYVPLNLKPVRSLSVAAPIDGIVYSIDVKSGDKSSAKAVLVRLDPSIPEAEVARAQAAVEVASQEHKTSTNKAISKAKLDLAEAELKIANIRLEQTIIRAPFEGEIFRIFAAPGAFVRAGEPLLELADTSKLQVEIPLAREQAQKGANINLNVEEQAAQAAVDQILPLAPQFEKLRDLANSITSAVVVLDNKSKQYRPGQAVSVTLIPRYPIAEIPTISVSNTPEGERKIQIVRENVIRDLKPQILGQIGPERLFVSAPFSKDDEIIVSTSQPLPDGTQVQPTQKIGKTEADPGTTPGRTPAKPPEKKVSF; this is encoded by the coding sequence ATGATGCAGTTCCTTGCTAAGACTTCTACAGCGTTTGCTTCTCCTGATCATCGATTCAGCCGCTTCTGGATCTTGCTCGCAGCGATGTTGATCACAACTACTGCGTCAGCACAACCCGCTACCGACCAGCCGCAGACCGTTTCCATTCAACGCGAAGCAATCACACTCAGGCATCCCCGTGACTATTATGTCCCCCTCAATCTAAAGCCAGTACGTTCACTTTCAGTCGCCGCACCCATTGACGGCATTGTGTATTCGATCGATGTTAAATCGGGAGACAAATCCTCAGCAAAAGCGGTTTTAGTTCGCCTCGATCCCAGCATCCCCGAAGCCGAAGTCGCCCGTGCCCAGGCCGCAGTGGAAGTCGCGTCCCAGGAACACAAAACGTCAACCAACAAAGCGATCTCAAAAGCCAAACTCGATCTGGCAGAAGCCGAACTGAAAATCGCCAACATCCGCCTGGAACAGACCATAATCCGTGCTCCTTTTGAAGGAGAGATCTTCCGCATTTTTGCCGCCCCGGGTGCCTTTGTCAGAGCAGGGGAGCCCCTGCTGGAACTGGCAGATACTTCGAAGCTGCAGGTCGAAATCCCCCTGGCACGCGAGCAGGCCCAGAAAGGGGCCAACATCAATCTGAACGTGGAAGAACAGGCGGCACAAGCTGCCGTCGATCAGATTCTTCCGCTCGCACCACAATTCGAAAAACTTAGAGATCTGGCCAACTCTATCACGTCTGCTGTGGTGGTTCTGGACAACAAAAGCAAGCAGTACAGGCCGGGACAAGCGGTGAGCGTAACCTTGATTCCGCGTTATCCGATTGCCGAAATCCCGACGATTTCTGTCAGCAATACCCCCGAAGGGGAACGCAAAATTCAAATCGTTCGTGAAAATGTGATCAGAGACCTGAAGCCCCAGATTCTGGGGCAAATCGGGCCGGAACGCCTGTTCGTGTCGGCTCCCTTCAGCAAGGACGATGAAATCATCGTCAGTACATCACAGCCCCTGCCAGACGGCACACAGGTTCAACCCACTCAGAAGATTGGCAAAACAGAAGCTGACCCGGGAACAACACCGGGACGCACGCCGGCGAAACCACCTGAAAAAAAGGTCAGCTTTTAG
- a CDS encoding YiiX/YebB-like N1pC/P60 family cysteine hydrolase produces MSLFLSIAVLASTPQAPQRNDQPIEAVTPQMNSNFTSFDQLADSLSSRVQTGTLLFSKGDCLAVRVFTQSAYTHVAMIVMRNGEPLVYDSMNGTGVRCLTLKNYLNTQRPATIHVFQPKAAFDQRMTAQYERFLDHKLGTPYSIKHHLTGNRAKGVHCAEYAIDALSACNLMKANAPAKVSPASLVTGIVQSERYVPSITFALERPPLVAEKPRGWCHQLWIDTKNCTSACCIKLRGWVLCQ; encoded by the coding sequence ATGTCATTATTCCTGTCGATTGCCGTCCTGGCTTCCACCCCACAGGCCCCCCAAAGGAATGATCAGCCCATCGAGGCTGTAACCCCGCAAATGAATTCGAATTTTACATCCTTCGACCAGTTGGCCGATTCTCTTTCTTCCCGCGTCCAGACAGGAACACTGCTCTTCAGTAAAGGTGACTGCCTGGCAGTCCGAGTTTTTACGCAAAGTGCATACACCCATGTCGCCATGATTGTCATGCGAAATGGGGAACCCTTAGTTTATGACAGCATGAACGGAACCGGAGTCCGCTGCCTGACACTCAAAAATTATTTGAATACGCAGCGTCCCGCCACGATCCACGTCTTTCAACCCAAGGCAGCATTCGACCAGAGAATGACGGCCCAGTATGAACGCTTTCTGGATCACAAACTGGGAACTCCCTATTCCATCAAACACCACCTGACGGGAAATCGTGCTAAGGGAGTTCATTGTGCCGAGTACGCCATAGATGCTTTGTCTGCCTGCAACTTGATGAAAGCCAACGCCCCGGCCAAAGTCTCTCCCGCGTCGCTGGTGACAGGCATCGTTCAATCGGAGCGTTATGTCCCTTCGATCACATTCGCCCTTGAACGGCCACCACTGGTCGCAGAGAAACCACGCGGCTGGTGCCATCAACTCTGGATTGACACCAAAAACTGTACTTCAGCCTGCTGCATCAAGTTGCGTGGCTGGGTCCTCTGTCAATAA
- a CDS encoding class I SAM-dependent methyltransferase has product MSRKSKKKQRLKKLLPPPEQLLLDYLTPEWSATRTLCFQSNLHQLTTALLQRNIADTRVDCFSFDKTITSRIQHKCSLIQEEQSLSTEWSTICDSEFPVDDYDAALLPLTQQFSDEYCRDLTLSAAHSLHAGGTLIIASARTKDYEYHKLLRSLFNKVTRIVSDAGIIYQVKKPQDLPERKQLLDELVVREGETLLHACTLPGVFSHRRPNQSARALTNLMELSENATILNVDCGSGIVAFVAATRCPSATVHAIDSNARAVKCTEQGIAKNQLTNVSVELCEEGLGIVPETYDYILTNKSYFNSEEQGEAFLQKSLRALKPGGLLQFSTKQYQWYAHRLLDLFTDVSIDGAVHHFMLSARKPEEEEATDASPFS; this is encoded by the coding sequence GCTGTTACCGCCCCCCGAACAATTGCTGCTGGACTATCTGACTCCGGAATGGAGCGCCACGCGCACGCTCTGTTTCCAATCGAACCTGCATCAACTGACGACGGCACTTTTGCAACGCAATATCGCAGACACGCGCGTTGACTGTTTCAGTTTTGACAAAACCATCACCAGCCGCATTCAGCACAAGTGCAGTCTCATTCAGGAAGAACAGTCTCTCTCCACAGAATGGAGCACCATCTGTGACAGCGAGTTTCCGGTCGACGATTACGACGCCGCACTGTTACCGCTGACGCAACAGTTCTCCGATGAGTATTGTCGTGACCTAACACTTTCCGCTGCACACAGCCTGCACGCGGGCGGCACGTTGATCATCGCCTCGGCGCGGACCAAAGATTATGAATATCACAAACTCCTGAGATCGCTGTTCAACAAAGTCACCCGGATCGTGTCAGACGCCGGCATTATTTATCAGGTCAAGAAGCCACAAGACTTACCCGAGAGAAAACAGCTGCTCGACGAACTCGTCGTGCGCGAAGGCGAGACACTGCTGCATGCCTGCACGCTGCCCGGCGTCTTCAGTCACCGTCGCCCGAACCAGAGTGCCCGTGCTTTAACGAATCTGATGGAATTGTCAGAGAACGCGACCATTCTCAACGTCGATTGCGGTTCGGGGATCGTGGCATTCGTCGCCGCCACACGTTGTCCCTCTGCCACAGTGCATGCCATCGACAGCAATGCCCGCGCGGTCAAATGCACGGAGCAGGGGATTGCCAAAAATCAATTGACCAACGTCAGTGTGGAATTATGTGAGGAAGGCCTGGGCATCGTGCCGGAAACCTATGATTATATTCTCACCAACAAATCCTATTTCAACAGCGAAGAGCAAGGCGAAGCCTTTCTTCAAAAAAGTCTGCGTGCATTGAAACCGGGAGGACTGCTACAGTTCTCGACCAAACAATATCAGTGGTACGCGCACCGGCTGCTCGATCTGTTTACCGATGTCTCCATCGATGGCGCCGTCCATCACTTCATGCTCAGTGCCAGAAAACCGGAAGAAGAAGAGGCAACCGACGCATCACCTTTCTCATAG